A segment of the Clostridia bacterium genome:
ATAGCGGTCGAGCCGGATGTTGTTCTCCTCCTCGACCGCTTTCTTCACCTTCCAGGCATCAATACCGAAAAGCTCCATCAGATCTGGATCCCCAAGCATTTCGCTACCACCTCCCGGTTCCATGCGATGACCTGCGCCAGTGTTTCCTCGATGCGGGTCGCATCCCTACCCTTCTCCCGGGCCTCAGCCCTGAGCCCTTCGAGCTGTTTAGTTATCTTCTTCAATTTAGCATTGGCCTCCGCTCCGAGAGCCGTGGCCTTATCCTCGGGGGCCTGCACCGCCTCCTGCCAGACCTCCATCGCCTGATCTAGGAGATCGACCGCCTCCTGATCTAGAGGGTTGGCAACAGAAGCGATGATCCGCCTCACCAGTGGTATCTGTTCCGGATCCTGCCAGAGCGCAGCGGCCAGCACATCGAGGTCATTAGCATCCGCCTCATTCCATCCATTAAGCCACGCATTAGCCCGAACCAGATCCAGCGCCATCTTCCAGCGCCGGTCCGACACGGCAATGTTTTCCTCCGCCATCTTCTGCCTCAGGGTGAGGATAAAGGGAATAACCTTCTCCACCTTTACCGCCGCCGCTTCCGCCTGGGCCTGGGCGAGCTCTTCTGGGGTCAGGGAGGTCCGGGCTCCGCCATTAGATCCCTTTAGCATAGCCTCGAACGCGGCAGGGTTCTTGATATACCCAACCACATACCGGAGCCCGAAGCGGTCCCAGAGCGCCCCCAGCTCCTCCCGGTCCTCGGGGAGCTCATTGGACGCCCCGACCGCCATCTGCAACGGCACCGGGGCCGGTTGCCCATCGTTAAAGAACAACCGCTCGTTTAACACCGAAAGCAGGCTATTCAAAACTGCGCTGTTGCACTTCCAGATTTCATCCAGGAAGGCGATAGTCGCCTCCGGCAGCTTCCCCGCTGTTACCCGCCGGTAGCTGTCCTGCTCCAGCGCCTTGAGGCTCACCGGGCCGAA
Coding sequences within it:
- a CDS encoding AAA family ATPase; protein product: MRYKFAAIEAELNQAYLERREVVRGLLVGLLARQHVLLLGPPGTAKSALAEDICSRIGGIYFRWLLARTSTPEELFGPVSLKALEQDSYRRVTAGKLPEATIAFLDEIWKCNSAVLNSLLSVLNERLFFNDGQPAPVPLQMAVGASNELPEDREELGALWDRFGLRYVVGYIKNPAAFEAMLKGSNGGARTSLTPEELAQAQAEAAAVKVEKVIPFILTLRQKMAEENIAVSDRRWKMALDLVRANAWLNGWNEADANDLDVLAAALWQDPEQIPLVRRIIASVANPLDQEAVDLLDQAMEVWQEAVQAPEDKATALGAEANAKLKKITKQLEGLRAEAREKGRDATRIEETLAQVIAWNREVVAKCLGIQI